One Kitasatospora sp. NBC_01266 genomic window carries:
- a CDS encoding cupin domain-containing protein: MDLNDIVNLSDTAAALPQAWRSQLLGQVGTARLKVLRMDELPLEEETHAGAEALLVLDGRLELLLGDREVTVGQGELVCVPAGTRHAVRAGSEGTLVLLEVAD; this comes from the coding sequence ATGGACCTGAACGACATCGTCAACCTGTCCGACACCGCCGCCGCACTGCCGCAGGCCTGGCGGTCCCAGCTGCTGGGGCAGGTGGGGACGGCCCGGCTGAAAGTGCTGCGGATGGACGAGCTGCCCCTCGAGGAGGAGACGCACGCCGGTGCCGAGGCGCTGCTGGTGCTCGACGGCCGGTTGGAACTCCTACTGGGGGACCGGGAGGTGACGGTGGGTCAGGGAGAGCTGGTCTGCGTGCCGGCCGGCACTCGACACGCCGTGCGGGCCGGCAGCGAGGGCACGCTGGTGCTGCTGGAGGTGGCCGACTGA
- a CDS encoding S53 family peptidase, producing MPQQHPSPTPQRPRGRTVSTVAAAAAAALVVAGVVAPAAEAADQGRTALPSVIPSWPTDPQAPTDNGAAPGSWNLSFRVYLAGQNAAGLARAAKAVSDPAGRSYAHYLTPAQFAQHYGPTAAQTAKVSDWLGGLGMHVTGSNAHYLSVNGTVAEVEQAFATSLHSYSRWPGALGYAPVSGVSVPAALGHDISTVLGLDNPLDSALPAPSTAAAAGSTAAAAKPVTRAITRPTTRAQDTGSAPATGVTDPNAEPCSQWWGQNSSAIPAYNGQTTAIDQVCGYTPQQLRAAYGVTDSPYTGKGRTVAVVLNGALPTMAADANRFFAAHNVPGFAPGQYSENFGPNFAATCRGESDAPEEPLDVESIHIAAPDAKVVYVGADCDTGDGGSLAYLDAHTRIVDQHLADVVTDSFSTAESTNTLANIAAWDQMFEQGALEGIGFDYASGDYGDGATGVNAGEQAAVIFPASDQWATSVGGTTLEIGKNNEVLDELGWGNDSAQINPQGTGYLSPPPGPFMMGSTGGRSALINEPWYQKGVVPDALTTAGGTAPAHREQPDISADGDRATGWLVGYTTPNGAYHEELGAGTSGSSPLIAGLEADAAQASGHALGFANPLLYAMRNTPAIRDIVPAPAGQAPLAVTYIPDPWSTPPSVASYLTLFDQDGALKAAPGYDDVTGVGSATADFVRLFARR from the coding sequence TTGCCCCAGCAGCATCCCTCCCCAACTCCGCAGCGCCCCCGGGGCCGCACGGTGAGCACCGTCGCGGCGGCCGCCGCCGCGGCGCTGGTGGTGGCCGGCGTGGTGGCACCGGCCGCCGAGGCCGCCGACCAGGGGCGGACCGCCCTGCCGTCCGTCATCCCGAGCTGGCCGACCGACCCGCAGGCGCCCACCGACAACGGTGCCGCCCCGGGCAGTTGGAACCTGTCGTTCCGGGTCTACCTGGCCGGGCAGAACGCGGCGGGCCTGGCCCGGGCCGCCAAGGCCGTCTCCGACCCGGCCGGCCGGAGCTACGCGCACTACCTGACGCCCGCTCAGTTCGCCCAGCACTACGGGCCCACCGCGGCCCAGACGGCGAAGGTCAGCGACTGGCTCGGCGGGCTCGGCATGCACGTCACGGGCAGCAACGCGCACTACCTGTCGGTCAACGGCACCGTGGCCGAGGTGGAGCAGGCGTTCGCCACCTCGCTGCACAGCTACTCCCGCTGGCCGGGCGCCCTCGGGTACGCACCGGTGAGCGGGGTGTCGGTGCCGGCCGCGCTCGGGCACGACATCAGCACGGTGCTCGGCCTCGACAATCCGCTCGACTCCGCTCTGCCCGCCCCGTCCACGGCGGCGGCGGCGGGCAGCACCGCCGCTGCCGCCAAGCCCGTCACCCGCGCCATCACCCGCCCCACCACCCGCGCCCAGGACACCGGTTCCGCCCCGGCCACCGGCGTCACCGACCCCAACGCCGAGCCGTGCTCGCAGTGGTGGGGCCAGAACAGCTCCGCCATCCCCGCGTACAACGGGCAGACCACCGCCATCGACCAGGTCTGCGGCTACACCCCGCAACAGCTGCGCGCCGCCTACGGCGTGACCGACAGCCCGTACACCGGCAAGGGCCGCACGGTCGCCGTGGTGCTGAACGGCGCGCTGCCCACCATGGCGGCCGACGCCAACCGCTTCTTCGCCGCCCACAACGTGCCCGGCTTCGCCCCCGGCCAGTACAGCGAGAACTTCGGCCCGAACTTCGCCGCCACCTGCCGCGGGGAGTCCGACGCGCCCGAGGAGCCGCTGGACGTGGAGTCGATCCACATCGCCGCCCCGGACGCCAAGGTGGTCTACGTCGGCGCCGACTGCGACACCGGGGACGGCGGCTCGCTGGCCTACCTCGACGCGCACACCCGGATCGTCGACCAGCACCTCGCGGACGTGGTGACCGACTCGTTCTCGACGGCCGAGAGCACCAACACGCTGGCGAACATCGCGGCCTGGGACCAGATGTTCGAGCAGGGCGCCCTGGAGGGCATCGGCTTCGACTACGCCTCGGGCGACTACGGCGACGGCGCGACCGGGGTCAACGCGGGCGAGCAGGCGGCGGTCATCTTCCCCGCCTCCGACCAGTGGGCGACCTCCGTCGGCGGCACCACGCTGGAGATCGGCAAGAACAACGAGGTGCTCGACGAACTCGGCTGGGGCAACGACTCGGCGCAGATCAACCCGCAGGGCACCGGCTACCTGTCGCCGCCGCCCGGGCCGTTCATGATGGGCTCGACCGGCGGCCGCAGCGCCCTGATCAACGAGCCGTGGTACCAGAAGGGGGTCGTCCCCGACGCCCTGACGACCGCCGGCGGCACCGCCCCCGCCCACCGCGAGCAGCCGGACATCTCCGCCGACGGCGACCGCGCCACCGGCTGGCTGGTCGGCTACACCACCCCGAACGGCGCCTACCACGAGGAGTTGGGCGCCGGCACCAGCGGCTCCTCGCCGTTGATCGCCGGCCTGGAGGCCGACGCGGCCCAGGCCAGTGGCCACGCCCTCGGCTTCGCGAACCCGCTGCTCTACGCCATGCGCAACACGCCGGCCATCCGCGACATCGTCCCGGCCCCGGCCGGCCAGGCGCCGCTGGCGGTCACCTACATCCCCGACCCGTGGTCGACCCCGCCCTCCGTCGCCAGCTACCTGACCCTGTTCGACCAGGACGGTGCCCTGAAGGCCGCCCCGGGCTACGACGACGTCACCGGCGTCGGCTCGGCCACGGCCGACTTCGTGCGCTTGTTCGCCCGACGCTGA
- a CDS encoding zinc-binding alcohol dehydrogenase family protein — MKAALLKAFGSDLSVETLPDPVPGTGETVVDVVATGVLPYSNEVFSGERQYLLDLPAVPGTGAVGQVHAVGPDATRLAVGDWVYCDPTLRSRDGAPTPDIALHGLIARGDGGLRLQRHYRQGGFAERMLIPTENAVPLGPLDPADAGRWCALGVLLVPYGGLLAAELRAGETLLVSGATGHFGSAAVAVALAMGAGCVVAPGRNERVLADLVRRFGPRVRTVRITGDEDTDRALMRRAAPGPIDCVIDLLPPAAGAAPVRTAAMTVREFGRVVLMGGVGMAGDDDLRLPYPWLMRNSITVRGQWMYPPSAGARLVGLVRSGLLDLTEFDVTEFDLDDVNDAVAHAATAGGPFEQTVVRP, encoded by the coding sequence ATGAAAGCGGCGTTACTCAAGGCATTCGGCTCCGATCTGTCCGTCGAGACCCTGCCCGACCCGGTCCCGGGCACCGGGGAGACAGTGGTCGACGTCGTGGCGACCGGCGTACTGCCTTACTCGAACGAGGTGTTCAGCGGCGAGCGGCAGTACCTGCTCGACCTGCCGGCGGTGCCGGGGACCGGGGCGGTCGGCCAGGTGCACGCCGTTGGGCCCGACGCCACCCGGCTGGCAGTCGGCGACTGGGTCTACTGCGACCCCACCCTGCGCTCGCGTGACGGCGCGCCGACCCCCGACATCGCGCTGCACGGGCTGATCGCTCGCGGTGACGGTGGCCTGCGCCTGCAGCGGCACTACCGCCAAGGCGGTTTCGCCGAACGGATGTTGATCCCGACCGAGAACGCCGTGCCGCTCGGGCCCCTCGACCCGGCGGACGCCGGGCGGTGGTGTGCGCTCGGCGTGCTGCTGGTGCCGTACGGCGGCCTGCTGGCGGCGGAGCTGCGGGCGGGTGAGACGCTGCTGGTCAGCGGGGCGACCGGGCACTTCGGCAGCGCTGCCGTCGCGGTCGCGCTGGCGATGGGGGCGGGGTGCGTGGTCGCGCCGGGCCGCAACGAACGGGTGCTGGCGGACCTGGTGCGCCGGTTCGGCCCGCGCGTTCGCACCGTGCGGATCACCGGCGACGAGGACACGGACCGCGCGCTGATGCGGCGGGCCGCGCCCGGCCCGATCGACTGCGTGATCGATCTGCTGCCACCCGCCGCCGGGGCGGCCCCGGTGCGGACCGCCGCGATGACCGTGCGCGAGTTCGGCCGCGTCGTCCTGATGGGCGGGGTCGGCATGGCGGGGGACGACGACCTGCGGCTGCCGTACCCGTGGCTGATGCGCAACAGCATCACCGTGCGCGGGCAGTGGATGTACCCGCCCTCGGCCGGCGCGCGTCTGGTCGGGCTGGTCAGGTCCGGGCTGCTGGACCTGACCGAGTTCGACGTCACGGAGTTCGACCTGGACGATGTGAACGACGCCGTCGCGCACGCGGCGACCGCCGGCGGCCCGTTCGAGCAGACGGTGGTCCGCCCTTGA
- a CDS encoding AIR synthase-related protein has product MFTPRVPDREAGEESAVQQVALGSGAQALVRAGLDCAGPPVGGQGDGLGSGSGDGSSGGQLALRTGVFVVDPPFFGNGDVGRAAVCGVVNELAATGAEPLRVALGVIVEAGLPVRLLRRLVRSIREAAREAGVAIAAVDTEVVRAGEADQVFVTATAFGLHRRPAPRPTALRPGDRIVVTGPLGDHAAHLLTLRGAPGLEQYVDSDCAPLGGLLATVLPRPRYAAAIGGGGLAAVLDSCAAARGLTLRITRAALPVRHQTRIALGLQGLDPLRAGCAGSLCLFVPPEHVTAVLRRLRAHPQGRLAADIGEVTDRPLPAVELLGADGAVHPLDRPRAPGPVRLR; this is encoded by the coding sequence GTGTTCACACCCCGGGTGCCCGACCGGGAGGCCGGAGAGGAGTCCGCCGTGCAACAGGTGGCGCTCGGCTCCGGCGCGCAGGCGCTGGTGCGGGCCGGGCTGGACTGCGCCGGACCGCCGGTCGGCGGGCAGGGCGACGGGCTGGGTAGCGGGTCGGGCGACGGCTCGAGCGGCGGGCAACTGGCGCTGCGGACCGGGGTCTTCGTGGTCGACCCGCCGTTCTTCGGCAACGGCGACGTGGGCCGGGCCGCGGTCTGCGGGGTGGTCAACGAGCTGGCGGCCACCGGGGCCGAGCCGCTGCGGGTCGCCCTGGGCGTGATCGTCGAGGCTGGGCTGCCGGTCAGGCTGCTCCGGCGGCTGGTCCGCTCGATCCGGGAGGCCGCCCGGGAGGCGGGTGTGGCGATCGCCGCGGTGGACACCGAGGTGGTCCGGGCCGGCGAGGCCGACCAGGTCTTCGTCACCGCCACCGCCTTCGGCCTCCACCGGCGCCCCGCACCGCGCCCCACCGCACTGCGGCCGGGCGACCGGATCGTGGTCACCGGCCCGCTCGGCGACCACGCGGCCCACCTGCTGACGCTGCGCGGCGCCCCCGGCCTGGAGCAGTACGTGGACAGCGACTGCGCCCCCCTGGGCGGGCTGCTGGCCACCGTGCTGCCGCGGCCGAGGTACGCCGCGGCGATCGGCGGCGGCGGGCTCGCGGCGGTGCTGGACTCCTGCGCGGCGGCCCGCGGCCTGACCCTGCGGATCACCCGGGCGGCGCTGCCGGTCCGCCACCAGACCCGGATCGCGCTCGGCCTGCAGGGCCTGGACCCGCTGCGCGCCGGGTGTGCGGGCAGCCTGTGCCTCTTCGTGCCGCCCGAGCACGTGACGGCCGTGCTGCGCCGGCTGCGGGCCCATCCGCAGGGCCGGCTGGCCGCCGACATCGGCGAGGTGACCGACCGTCCGCTGCCGGCGGTGGAGTTGCTCGGCGCCGACGGCGCGGTGCACCCGCTGGACCGCCCGCGGGCGCCGGGGCCGGTGCGGCTGCGGTAG
- a CDS encoding AfsA-related hotdog domain-containing protein: protein MTVHSETTPVRRPHDEGARHLIHCPSSWEHYLLDAPSLGAEHFVLVGDLPVRHPLFNDGPGYFHDAQLATEAVTEIGAFVGHRYFGVPEDRTGLFHRFALELTELTAWRALSGGFGDGAARIATEITAVPTNIMNEVPRCLELRLEIRIDDILCGRGSAGLIFLMPKLYRNHLATSRRVFGETPELADRPDGRPCPARPVEVGRTRPENVVVSEPVADARGRFCNWLLTEGVSPVVRGLQGELTGLHLLEALRQSAVLAAGRSAGLDPARCTLAGSEVDFRAQAALDLPLRCVAVPGTRTHDGHGRPAVPVTLTVTQHRRAVAEARLTVVQDL, encoded by the coding sequence ATGACAGTGCACAGTGAGACCACACCGGTCCGCCGGCCGCATGACGAGGGCGCCCGGCATCTGATCCACTGTCCCTCCTCGTGGGAGCACTACCTGTTGGACGCCCCGAGCCTGGGCGCCGAGCACTTCGTGCTGGTCGGCGACCTGCCGGTGCGCCACCCGCTGTTCAACGACGGGCCCGGGTACTTCCACGACGCCCAGCTCGCCACCGAGGCGGTCACCGAGATCGGCGCCTTCGTGGGCCACCGCTACTTCGGCGTGCCCGAGGACCGCACCGGCCTGTTCCACCGGTTCGCCCTGGAGCTCACCGAACTCACCGCCTGGCGCGCGCTGTCCGGCGGGTTCGGCGACGGCGCCGCGCGGATCGCCACCGAGATCACCGCGGTGCCGACCAACATCATGAACGAGGTGCCGCGCTGCCTGGAGCTGCGCCTGGAGATCCGGATCGACGACATCCTGTGCGGGCGCGGCTCGGCCGGGCTGATCTTCCTGATGCCCAAGCTCTACCGCAACCACCTGGCCACCAGCCGCCGGGTGTTCGGTGAGACGCCCGAGCTGGCCGACCGTCCGGACGGCCGCCCCTGCCCGGCCCGGCCCGTCGAGGTGGGCCGCACCCGGCCGGAGAACGTGGTGGTCAGCGAGCCCGTCGCGGATGCCCGGGGCCGGTTCTGCAACTGGCTGCTGACCGAGGGCGTCAGCCCCGTGGTGCGTGGCCTGCAAGGGGAGTTGACGGGGCTGCACCTGCTGGAGGCGCTGCGCCAGTCGGCCGTGCTCGCGGCCGGACGGAGCGCCGGACTCGACCCGGCCCGCTGCACCCTGGCCGGCTCCGAGGTCGACTTCCGCGCGCAGGCCGCGCTCGACCTGCCGCTGCGCTGCGTCGCGGTGCCCGGCACCCGGACCCACGACGGACACGGGCGCCCGGCCGTGCCCGTCACCCTGACGGTGACCCAGCACCGGCGCGCCGTGGCCGAGGCGCGGCTCACCGTCGTGCAGGACCTCTGA
- a CDS encoding AfsR/SARP family transcriptional regulator, with product MRFRILGPLELLAGPGAEPVAPSATKLRVVLGTLLVRANQVVSAEDLIDELWPTAPPRTATTTLQVYISQLRKLLHSVDPVAGRGLLETRAPGYALRATARTLDALHFEELLTQGQYASVTGDFEAAAELCGQASGLWRGSLLADLPPGLLLERAARRLSELRATALDERVRAELRLGRHRDLVAELQSLVAEHPLREEFHGHLMTAYYRCGRQAEALRVFALLRASLVAELGVEPGPGLRELHLRILRGDAALLRADGGREAATGTSTGTGTSTSTSTSTSTDTATGELPVPTGAPARSRPLGTRLPPADPLFTGRTAELAELERLLRPESGSGAAVAVCGQAGAGKTALAIAAAHRLADAFPDGRVLLAAGSTPAGAAQAADLPERLAGQRVLVLLDDAVGAEQVRALLPVPPGCAVLVTSRRRLTGLPGLRSLTLGGFTPGESQQLLTGAGEPAGTARSTDPGEPAEPAELAELAELCGHLPLAVRIVADLLADRPHWSPDWLARQLRAESERLDWLRIGELDVRERLLTAHQLVGAAERRALGLLGLLPPGGFDLPVAVALLDSDRPAALRTLEELVGAGLLEAYRTPSGVAYRLPELPRLLAAEQVAAQLTPGELRSATERMCLAFASAAEAGAGSGAGLGTGSEAESGARRATLVRVARTAHEHGLWELTVRLAEALTPRLEREAAWTDWSQTHTLALDAAERCADLAAQARLLRSLGDLAWQRRQAARARECYQRAGTAARAVGDQEEYALALVGLAQLHLDEGTLAEAGELLEPALAALGGPAHGRGRYEANRALALLALARDAPAAAAGYFSECLELAGTLRDRRLEAYARRSLRALASGTDPPGIELRPGVWRLAPHSVIRADPRGRPVPVGHR from the coding sequence ATGCGGTTCCGGATCCTTGGCCCGCTGGAGCTGCTGGCCGGCCCTGGCGCCGAGCCGGTGGCCCCCAGCGCCACGAAGCTGCGGGTGGTGCTCGGCACCCTGCTGGTGCGCGCCAACCAGGTCGTCTCGGCGGAGGACCTGATCGACGAACTCTGGCCCACCGCGCCGCCGCGCACGGCCACCACCACGCTCCAGGTGTACATTTCGCAGCTGCGCAAGCTGCTGCACAGCGTCGACCCGGTGGCCGGGCGCGGCCTGCTGGAGACCCGGGCGCCCGGGTACGCGCTGCGGGCCACGGCGCGGACCCTCGACGCGCTGCACTTCGAGGAGCTGCTGACGCAAGGTCAGTACGCTTCTGTGACTGGCGACTTCGAGGCGGCGGCGGAGCTGTGCGGGCAGGCCTCGGGGCTGTGGCGCGGCTCGCTGCTGGCCGACCTGCCGCCCGGCCTGCTGCTGGAACGGGCCGCGCGGCGGCTGTCCGAGCTGCGGGCCACCGCGCTGGACGAGCGGGTGCGCGCCGAGCTGCGACTGGGCCGGCACCGCGACCTGGTCGCCGAGTTGCAGTCACTGGTGGCCGAGCACCCGCTGCGCGAGGAGTTCCACGGCCACCTGATGACGGCCTACTACCGCTGCGGGCGGCAGGCCGAGGCGCTGCGCGTGTTCGCGCTGCTGCGGGCCTCGCTGGTGGCCGAGTTGGGCGTCGAGCCGGGCCCCGGACTGCGCGAGCTGCATCTGCGGATCCTGCGCGGCGACGCGGCCCTGCTGCGGGCCGACGGCGGACGGGAGGCGGCCACCGGCACCAGCACCGGCACCGGCACCAGCACCAGCACCAGCACCAGCACCAGCACCGATACCGCCACCGGCGAGCTGCCAGTGCCCACCGGAGCGCCTGCCCGGTCGCGCCCGCTCGGCACCCGACTGCCGCCCGCCGACCCGCTCTTCACCGGACGGACCGCCGAACTCGCCGAGCTGGAACGGCTGCTGCGCCCCGAGAGCGGAAGCGGGGCCGCCGTGGCGGTGTGCGGGCAGGCCGGGGCCGGCAAGACCGCGCTGGCGATCGCGGCGGCGCACCGGCTCGCCGATGCCTTCCCGGACGGGCGGGTGCTGCTGGCGGCCGGTTCGACCCCGGCCGGCGCGGCGCAGGCGGCGGACCTGCCGGAGCGGCTGGCCGGGCAGCGGGTCCTGGTGCTGCTGGACGACGCGGTCGGCGCCGAGCAGGTCCGGGCGCTGCTGCCGGTCCCGCCGGGCTGCGCCGTGCTGGTCACCAGCCGCCGTCGGCTCACCGGGCTGCCGGGCCTGCGCAGCCTGACCCTGGGCGGCTTCACCCCGGGCGAGTCGCAGCAACTGCTCACCGGGGCGGGCGAACCCGCCGGGACCGCCCGGTCCACCGACCCCGGCGAGCCGGCCGAGCCCGCCGAACTCGCCGAACTCGCCGAGCTGTGCGGACACCTCCCGCTGGCCGTGCGGATCGTGGCCGATCTGCTGGCCGACCGGCCGCACTGGAGCCCGGACTGGCTGGCCCGGCAGCTGCGCGCCGAGTCGGAGCGGCTCGACTGGCTGCGGATCGGCGAGCTCGACGTACGGGAGCGATTGCTGACGGCCCATCAGCTCGTCGGCGCGGCCGAGCGCCGGGCCCTGGGTCTGCTCGGCCTGCTGCCGCCCGGCGGCTTCGACCTGCCCGTCGCCGTCGCGCTGCTCGACTCCGACCGTCCGGCGGCGCTGCGGACGCTGGAGGAACTGGTGGGCGCCGGCCTGCTGGAGGCGTACCGGACGCCGTCCGGGGTGGCCTACCGGCTGCCCGAGCTGCCTCGGCTGCTCGCCGCCGAGCAGGTGGCCGCGCAGCTGACGCCCGGTGAGCTGCGGTCCGCCACCGAGCGGATGTGCCTGGCCTTCGCCTCGGCCGCCGAGGCCGGGGCGGGGTCCGGGGCGGGGCTGGGAACGGGGTCCGAGGCGGAGTCCGGGGCGCGGCGGGCGACGCTGGTGCGGGTCGCCAGGACGGCGCACGAGCACGGGCTGTGGGAGCTGACCGTCCGGCTCGCCGAGGCGCTCACGCCCCGGCTGGAGCGGGAGGCCGCCTGGACGGACTGGTCCCAGACCCACACCCTGGCCCTGGACGCCGCCGAACGCTGCGCCGACCTGGCCGCCCAGGCCCGGCTGCTGCGCTCGCTGGGCGACCTGGCCTGGCAGCGCCGCCAGGCCGCGCGGGCCCGCGAGTGCTACCAGCGGGCCGGCACGGCCGCGCGGGCCGTGGGCGACCAGGAGGAGTACGCGCTGGCGCTCGTCGGGCTGGCCCAACTCCACCTGGACGAGGGCACCCTGGCCGAAGCCGGGGAACTGCTCGAACCCGCGCTGGCCGCGCTCGGCGGTCCGGCCCACGGCCGGGGCCGCTACGAGGCGAACCGGGCGCTGGCGCTGCTCGCGCTGGCCCGCGACGCACCGGCCGCGGCCGCCGGCTACTTCTCCGAGTGCCTGGAACTCGCGGGCACCCTGCGGGACCGGCGGCTGGAGGCGTACGCCCGCCGCTCGCTGCGGGCACTGGCCAGCGGCACGGACCCACCGGGCATCGAACTGCGCCCGGGAGTCTGGCGGTTGGCGCCGCACTCGGTCATCCGAGCGGACCCGCGCGGCCGTCCGGTGCCGGTCGGCCACCGCTGA
- a CDS encoding helix-turn-helix transcriptional regulator, with translation MSGTQRQGQVPPSGGALVGRELELIQLAARLQDPTVRLLTLTGPAGVGKSALAARVLPRVAADFTEVRWVEPAAGVPLLATEGLAGLSADTAIGSADGRTLLVLDGCDHLARPSAADLTRLLAELPGLVVLATCLEPLRVYQERLVPVRPLPVPEPGEADPQALGRLPSVALFVRRARDAAPGFDLTAENAGAVGQLCARLGGLPLAVELAAERLRLFPVQLLAARLSERTTGLTGGPATAPERHRSLAALAAWSCQGLAAETRALLDEVAVHQGGFGLATVGRSKEGALEALIDRNLVEVTEQQQGEPRFAVPEPVRSYLLDDLADSGRLAAVQDTHAERFRRLLASVEPRLAGTEQALWLRALAAETANIEAALDRLAERGEREAAAALLLACRLPWLVQGRLREGLDWCDRLAGEDGPALPTALRVRLVDLAGCFAAALGDSADAVLRHRRALALGKELGDRRQSALCSAHLGEALLAAGDLVGAQSVLVTALATLESVGAAGPAAEAATALARVLRAQGDRRKARELLDRAEESCRRRRDGRGLAQALREAAAFAVEEGEPLLADRALRECLRLAEATGERSELPLFLDDFALNLGRLRLEQQPRAVRLLTAAATLRGALGSRLSQPRAAVLAEELAGLETRLTWHAYATAGAEGRRLTPAGMLAEALATPVPTVDPSGAQPPGENDGVTLTPRQIQVAMLISEGLTNRQIAARLEISEWTVVNHVRQVMRRLNCTSRVQVAWSAGRWT, from the coding sequence ATGTCCGGCACACAGCGGCAGGGCCAGGTACCGCCGAGCGGCGGCGCGCTGGTCGGGCGGGAGTTGGAGCTGATCCAGCTCGCGGCCCGGCTGCAGGACCCGACCGTCCGGCTGCTCACCCTGACCGGGCCCGCCGGAGTGGGCAAGAGCGCGCTGGCGGCCCGGGTGCTGCCACGGGTCGCGGCCGACTTCACCGAGGTGCGCTGGGTCGAGCCGGCCGCCGGTGTCCCGCTGCTCGCGACCGAGGGACTGGCGGGGCTGAGCGCCGACACCGCCATCGGTAGCGCCGACGGCCGGACCCTGCTGGTGCTCGACGGCTGCGACCACCTGGCCCGGCCGTCCGCCGCCGACCTCACCCGGCTGCTCGCCGAGCTGCCCGGCCTGGTGGTGCTGGCGACCTGCCTGGAACCGCTGCGGGTCTACCAGGAGCGGCTGGTGCCGGTGCGCCCGCTGCCGGTGCCCGAGCCCGGCGAGGCTGATCCCCAGGCGCTCGGCCGGCTGCCGTCGGTCGCGCTCTTCGTCCGCCGGGCCCGGGACGCCGCGCCCGGGTTCGACCTGACCGCCGAGAACGCGGGCGCCGTCGGGCAGCTCTGCGCCCGGCTCGGCGGGCTGCCACTGGCGGTGGAGCTGGCCGCCGAGCGGCTGCGGCTCTTCCCCGTGCAGCTGCTGGCGGCCCGGCTGAGCGAGCGCACCACGGGCCTGACCGGCGGACCCGCCACCGCGCCCGAGCGGCACCGCTCGCTCGCCGCACTGGCCGCCTGGAGCTGCCAGGGACTGGCCGCCGAGACCCGCGCCCTGCTGGACGAAGTCGCCGTCCACCAGGGCGGCTTCGGGCTCGCGACGGTGGGCCGCAGCAAGGAGGGCGCGCTGGAGGCGCTGATCGACCGGAACCTGGTCGAGGTCACCGAGCAGCAGCAGGGCGAGCCGAGGTTCGCCGTGCCGGAGCCCGTCCGCTCCTACCTGCTGGACGACCTGGCCGACAGCGGCCGCCTGGCGGCGGTCCAGGACACCCACGCCGAGCGGTTCCGCAGGCTGCTGGCGAGCGTCGAGCCACGGCTGGCCGGCACCGAACAGGCGCTCTGGCTGCGCGCCCTGGCCGCCGAGACGGCCAACATCGAGGCGGCGCTGGACCGGCTGGCGGAGCGCGGCGAGCGCGAGGCCGCCGCGGCGCTGCTGCTCGCCTGCCGGCTGCCCTGGCTGGTGCAGGGCAGGCTGCGCGAGGGGCTCGACTGGTGCGACCGGCTGGCCGGCGAGGACGGGCCGGCGCTGCCGACCGCGCTGCGGGTGCGGCTGGTCGACCTGGCGGGGTGCTTCGCCGCCGCGCTCGGTGACTCGGCCGACGCGGTGCTGCGGCACCGCCGGGCCCTGGCGCTCGGCAAGGAGCTGGGCGACCGGCGCCAGTCCGCGCTCTGCTCGGCCCATCTGGGCGAGGCGCTGCTGGCGGCCGGCGACCTGGTGGGCGCGCAGAGCGTGCTGGTGACGGCGCTGGCCACGCTGGAGTCGGTGGGCGCGGCCGGTCCGGCGGCCGAGGCGGCCACCGCGCTGGCCCGGGTGCTGCGCGCGCAGGGTGACCGGCGCAAGGCGCGCGAGCTGCTGGACCGGGCCGAGGAGAGCTGCCGGCGCCGCCGGGACGGCCGGGGCCTGGCCCAGGCGCTGCGCGAGGCGGCGGCCTTCGCCGTCGAGGAGGGCGAGCCGCTGCTGGCCGACCGGGCGCTGCGCGAGTGCCTGCGGCTGGCCGAGGCGACCGGCGAGCGCAGTGAACTTCCGCTGTTCCTCGACGATTTCGCACTGAACCTGGGCCGTCTGCGGCTGGAGCAGCAGCCGCGCGCGGTGCGGCTGCTGACCGCCGCGGCGACCCTGCGCGGCGCGCTCGGCAGCCGGCTCAGCCAGCCGCGCGCAGCCGTGCTGGCCGAGGAACTGGCGGGCCTGGAGACCCGGTTGACCTGGCACGCGTATGCCACCGCGGGCGCCGAGGGGCGGCGGCTGACCCCGGCCGGCATGCTGGCCGAGGCGCTCGCGACGCCCGTGCCGACCGTGGACCCGAGCGGCGCGCAGCCGCCGGGCGAGAACGACGGGGTGACCTTGACGCCACGTCAGATCCAGGTCGCGATGCTGATCTCGGAAGGTCTGACGAACCGTCAGATCGCGGCTCGCCTGGAGATCTCGGAGTGGACGGTGGTCAACCACGTGCGCCAGGTGATGCGCCGGCTGAACTGCACCTCACGGGTGCAGGTGGCCTGGTCGGCGGGGCGGTGGACGTGA